In Pseudomonas fluorescens, the following are encoded in one genomic region:
- the ftsZ gene encoding cell division protein FtsZ: MFELVDNIPASPVIKVIGVGGGGGNAVNHMVKSNIEGVEFICANTDAQALKSIGARTILQLGTGVTKGLGAGANPEVGRQAALEDRERIAEVLQGTNMVFITTGMGGGTGTGAAPIIAEVAKEMGILTVAVVTRPFPFEGRKRMQIADEGIRLLSESVDSLITIPNEKLLTILGKDASLLSAFAKADDVLAGAVRGISDIIKRPGMINVDFADVRTVMSEMGMAMMGTGCASGPNRAREATEAAIRNPLLEDVNLQGARGILVNITAGPDLSLGEYSDVGSIIEAFASEHAMVKVGTVIDPDMRDELHVTVVATGLGAKIEKPVKIIDNTVHTSMSAQPQQQAPVRQEAPAVNYRDLDRPTVMRNQAQAGAATAAKMNPQDDLDYLDIPAFLRRQAD; encoded by the coding sequence ATGTTCGAACTCGTAGACAACATCCCCGCAAGCCCGGTAATCAAAGTTATCGGTGTCGGCGGTGGCGGCGGCAACGCTGTCAACCACATGGTCAAGAGCAACATTGAAGGCGTTGAGTTCATCTGCGCCAACACTGATGCCCAGGCGCTGAAATCCATCGGCGCGCGGACCATCCTGCAACTGGGTACCGGTGTGACCAAGGGCCTGGGCGCTGGCGCCAACCCTGAAGTAGGTCGTCAGGCTGCTCTGGAAGACCGTGAGCGCATTGCCGAAGTCCTGCAGGGCACCAACATGGTGTTCATCACCACTGGCATGGGCGGCGGTACCGGTACCGGTGCTGCGCCGATCATCGCCGAAGTGGCCAAGGAAATGGGCATCCTGACCGTTGCGGTCGTGACTCGTCCGTTCCCGTTCGAAGGCCGCAAGCGCATGCAGATCGCCGACGAAGGCATCCGTCTGCTGTCTGAAAGCGTCGACTCGTTGATCACCATTCCCAACGAGAAGCTGCTGACCATCCTCGGTAAAGACGCAAGCCTGCTGTCGGCTTTCGCCAAGGCCGACGATGTACTGGCCGGTGCCGTTCGCGGTATCTCCGACATCATCAAGCGTCCGGGCATGATCAACGTCGACTTCGCTGACGTGCGTACCGTGATGAGCGAAATGGGCATGGCAATGATGGGCACTGGCTGCGCCAGCGGTCCGAACCGCGCACGTGAAGCGACCGAAGCGGCCATCCGCAACCCGCTGCTCGAAGACGTGAACCTGCAAGGCGCACGCGGCATCCTGGTGAACATCACTGCCGGTCCTGACCTGTCTCTGGGTGAGTACTCCGACGTGGGTAGCATCATTGAAGCCTTCGCTTCCGAGCACGCGATGGTCAAGGTCGGTACCGTTATCGATCCGGACATGCGCGACGAGTTGCACGTGACTGTCGTTGCCACAGGTTTAGGCGCTAAAATCGAGAAGCCTGTGAAGATCATCGACAACACAGTTCACACTTCGATGTCTGCACAGCCACAACAACAGGCCCCTGTTCGTCAGGAAGCTCCAGCGGTGAACTACCGTGACCTGGACCGTCCGACCGTCATGCGCAACCAGGCCCAGGCCGGTGCTGCGACTGCCGCGAAGATGAATCCGCAAGATGACCTGGACTACCTGGACATCCCGGCTTTCCTGCGTCGTCAGGCCGATTGA